The Dermochelys coriacea isolate rDerCor1 chromosome 12, rDerCor1.pri.v4, whole genome shotgun sequence genome has a window encoding:
- the LRP3 gene encoding low-density lipoprotein receptor-related protein 3 isoform X3, which produces MHLPRCVRWDICVNLFLSGKIESAVTSLAACSGKLEQHTERRGVIYSPSWPLNYPPAINCSWYIQGDHGDMITISFKNFDLEDSQKCAVDWLMIGPSSKREEYRVCGSSIPPSFISARDHVWIFFHSDTLSSGQAQGFRLSYIRGKIGQTICQSDEFHCVNGKCIPNTWKCNSMDECGDNSDERNCTIPPTEPQSSICPSGTFQCSIAHSTKCLINELRCNSVKDCSDGSDEANCPDLSCGKRLGNFYGSFASPDLFRADHSRTDLRCTWYVDTQDNRHVLLQLDLQLGYNDYVKVYDGIGERGDKLMQTLSYHNNRHLVSMESSKGQLTISYHARSKSTGHGFNATYQVKGYCLPWEHPCGSDEECFTDKQHCDGWWHCPNGKDEENCPACQKNEYPCEGNSGLCYSILDRCNNQKNCPDGSDEKNCFTCQPGNFHCGTNLCIFETWRCDGQEDCQDGSDEHNCLVIVPRKVITAALIGSLVCGLLLVIALGCAFKLYSLRTREYRAFETQMTRLEAEFVRREAPPSYGQLIAQGLIPPVEDFPVYNASQASVLQNIRTAMRRQMRRHSSRRNSSRRRLGRLWNRLFHRPRVRGQIPLLTPAHTSQTTLSDGIINHTEGNIQNPSPSPEGPNPEAETYGQARGLQEAGSSILQPETEATEPSPSSVLSNTCTAAQEEPETGHSDKSSGAEETSSTELIQTRRVDSEKAFRDPLSESVTETLCGGSVSRRTVAENSNLNRSHPLSEEPCRLPLKKWESNYSDSPMNVCIQVDGQQRCCPHSYREEPLGIHVACCHSVEVPMLESSTPLSEINTSDDESLLVC; this is translated from the exons TTTTAAGAACTTTGACTTGGAGGACTCTCAGAAATGTGCAGTAGACTGGCTGATGATTGGCCCCTCTTCCAAGAGGGAAGAGTACAGAGTGTGTGGATCCTCCATACCACCCTCCTTTATCTCTGCACGGGATCATGTCTGGATATTTTTCCACTCAGACACATTGAGTTCGGGACAGGCTCAGGGATTTCGTCTTTCCTACATCAGAG gAAAAATAGGCCAGACTATTTGCCAGTCTGATGAATTCCACTGTGTAAATGGCAAGTGCATTCCCAACACTTGGAAGTGTAATTCCATGGATGAGTGTGGGGATAACTCGGATGAGAGAAACTGCACCATCCCTCCAACAGAGCCTCAGTCTAGCATTTGCCCCTCAGGAACATTCCAATGTAGCATAGCCCATTCTACCAAGTGCTTGATAAACGAGTTGAGATGTAATTCAGTTAAAGACTGTAGTGATGGTTCAGATGAAGCTAACTGCCCTGATCTTTCATGTGGCAAAAGACTGGGTAATTTTTATGGGTCTTTTGCTTCCCCAGACTTATTCCGTGCAGATCACAGCCGGACAGACCTGCGCTGCACTTGGTATGTGGACACACAAGATAATCGGCATGTCCTCTTGCAGCTTGATTTACAGTTAGGGTACAATGACTATGTAAAGGTGTATGATGGCATTGGAGAGAGAGGTGATAAATTAATGCAAACTCTTTCATATCACAACAACAGGCACTTGGTGAGCATGGAGTCCTCAAAGGGTCAGCTCACCATTTCATATCATGCCAGATCAAAGAGTACTGGCCATGGATTCAATGCAACTTATCAGGTGAAAGGTTACTGCCTTCCGTGGGAACACCCTTGTGGAAGTGATGAGGAGTGTTTCACAGATAAGCAGCATTGTGATGGTTGGTGGCACTGCCCAAATGGCAAAGATGAAGAGAACTGTCCAGCTTGCCAGAAAAATGAATACCCGTGCGAAGGAAACAGTGGACTGTGTTATTCAATACTTGACCGATGTAATAACCAAAAGAACTGCCCAGATGGCTCAGATGAAAAGAACTGCTTTACATGCCAGCCAGGAAACTTTCACTGTGGCACAAATCTGTGTATTTTTGAGACTTGGCGCTGTGACGGCCAAGAAGACTGCCAGGATGGAAGTGATGAACATAATTGTCTGGTTATAGTGCCCAGAAAAGTCATCACAGCTGCTCTGATTGGGAGTCTTGTGTGCGGCTTGCTGTTGGTGATAGCTCTGGGTTGTGCATTTAAACTCTATTCACTAAGGACCAGGGAATACAG AGCATTTGAAACCCAGATGACTCGTCTTGAGGCAGAGTTTGTACGACGTGAGGCTCCACCTTCCTATGGGCAGCTCATTGCACAAGGACTTATCCCGCCAGTTGAAGATTTCCCTGTTTACAATGCATCGCAA GCATCTGTGCTGCAGAACATCCGAACAGCAATGAGGAGACAGATGAGACGTCACTCATCGAGAAGGAATTCATCTCGGAGGCGCTTGGGCAGACTCTGGAACAGACTGTTCCACAGGCCACGAGTGAGAGGGCAGATCCCACTCTTAACACCTGCGCACACTTCCCAAACAACGCTGAGTGATGGAATTATCAATCACACAGAAGGGAATATCCAGAATCCCTCACCTTCCCCTGAAGGACCTAATCCAGAGGCAGAGACTTATGGCCAGGCTAGAGGGCTACAAGAAGCTGGAAGTAGCATTTTGCAGCCAGAGACTGAAGCCACAGAGCCATCACCCTCTAGTGTTTTATCTAATACTTGCACGGCTGCACAGGAAGAGCCCGAGACTGGACACAGTGACAAATCTTCAGGTGCTGAGGAGACCTCCAGCACTGAGCTTATACAAACCAGGAGGGTGGATTCAGAAAAAGCTTTCAGAGACCCTTTGTCTGAAAGTGTTACAGAAACACTCTGTGGAGGATCGGTGTCCAGGAGGACTGTCGCAGAGAACAGTAATTTAAACAGGAGTCATCCGCTGAGTGAAGAGCCATGTAGATTACCCTTAAAAAAGTGGGAGTCCAATTACTCAGACAGCCCTATGAATGTTTGTATTCAGGTGGATGGACAGCAGCGATGTTGCCCTCATTCCTATCGGGAAGAACCTTTGGGTATTCATGTGGCTTGTTGCCATTCTGTGGAAGTGCCAATGCTAGAGTCCTCTACTCCCCTCTCAGAAATCAATACCAGTGATGATGAATCGTTACTAGTTTgctaa